From one Butyricimonas faecihominis genomic stretch:
- a CDS encoding PKD-like domain-containing protein, translating into MRKKNQIRLVLLVMFFIGGFTACDDDDEKVLVGNPDFSFNSETGEYKVKIGKEVALKASVTDAVNPVYSWKQEGVIVANDTVYLFKGSQLGEFFVNFRLDADNGSVEKQVKVTVVDRLAPSITMSASAVAYCGLEKEMAAMTDYTDESTTFEWSYNGKVVGHDSIYVFKEDDINVYTVALKVTNEDGADVKNINISVIPEEKPILFFDNGRYVLPSQLNDVRTMTCPIGKNVVLAPVKFSISDLAVYEWKVDGVVQEGETSICYNFTPSVEGKTYEITVTANDKEKTAMATVNVVCEAPEGTHFRETKATSSYISNTCYEFIPAPGQFIRFTQNQTAEDARMSIQKTLDSGGGESWIASLGAWGGYFILQFDHSVKDDGKGEADFDIVGNPLGKHWCECGVVWVSQDENGNGIPDDTWYELKGSETGKPGITQRYALKYFRPTAEKQDVLSIDNDGNLRFLARNAYHPDSGYFPWFLKEEYYILTGTCLGNQFKTEGLETNWGFDWGYVDNINEPTGFRIENAIQQDGSPANLKYIDFVKVHTAQMGQGAAVGEVSTESSAAIDLRLKAKK; encoded by the coding sequence ATGAGAAAAAAAAATCAGATTAGGCTAGTGTTGCTTGTGATGTTCTTTATCGGGGGCTTTACGGCATGTGATGACGATGATGAAAAGGTTCTCGTCGGTAATCCCGATTTCTCTTTTAATTCAGAGACGGGAGAGTATAAGGTGAAGATAGGTAAAGAGGTGGCACTAAAGGCTTCGGTGACGGATGCAGTGAATCCTGTTTATTCTTGGAAACAGGAGGGGGTGATCGTGGCAAATGACACGGTTTATCTTTTTAAAGGTAGTCAATTGGGAGAGTTTTTCGTGAATTTCCGCCTTGATGCGGATAACGGTAGCGTGGAGAAACAAGTAAAAGTAACCGTGGTGGATCGTTTGGCACCTTCTATCACAATGTCGGCTTCGGCAGTGGCATATTGTGGTTTGGAGAAGGAGATGGCGGCCATGACGGACTACACGGATGAATCGACTACTTTTGAATGGAGCTATAACGGGAAAGTTGTTGGGCATGATTCTATTTATGTGTTTAAGGAGGATGATATTAATGTTTACACGGTGGCGTTAAAGGTGACGAATGAGGATGGGGCCGATGTGAAGAATATCAATATATCAGTTATTCCGGAGGAAAAGCCTATATTATTCTTTGATAACGGGCGTTACGTTTTGCCTTCTCAGTTGAATGATGTGCGTACGATGACTTGTCCGATCGGGAAAAATGTAGTACTCGCTCCCGTGAAATTCTCGATCAGTGATCTGGCTGTTTACGAGTGGAAAGTGGATGGTGTCGTGCAAGAGGGTGAAACGTCAATTTGTTATAATTTTACCCCTTCTGTTGAAGGGAAAACTTATGAGATTACCGTGACGGCAAACGATAAGGAAAAGACGGCGATGGCCACCGTGAATGTCGTTTGCGAGGCTCCGGAAGGAACTCATTTTAGAGAAACGAAAGCTACAAGTAGCTATATTTCGAATACTTGTTATGAATTTATTCCTGCTCCCGGTCAATTTATCAGGTTTACACAGAATCAGACGGCAGAGGATGCCCGGATGTCAATACAGAAGACGTTGGATAGCGGTGGAGGAGAGTCTTGGATAGCTTCTTTGGGAGCTTGGGGCGGTTATTTTATCTTGCAATTTGACCATAGCGTTAAAGATGATGGTAAAGGTGAGGCTGATTTTGATATCGTGGGGAACCCTCTTGGTAAACATTGGTGTGAATGTGGTGTCGTGTGGGTGAGTCAGGACGAGAATGGTAATGGCATTCCTGATGATACTTGGTACGAGCTTAAAGGTAGTGAAACTGGTAAGCCCGGCATCACTCAGCGATATGCGTTGAAGTATTTCCGGCCCACGGCGGAGAAACAGGATGTGCTGTCTATCGATAATGACGGGAATCTCCGTTTCTTGGCCCGTAATGCTTATCACCCGGATAGCGGTTATTTCCCATGGTTCCTTAAAGAAGAGTATTATATATTGACGGGTACTTGTTTGGGAAATCAATTTAAAACCGAGGGACTTGAAACGAACTGGGGTTTTGATTGGGGATACGTGGATAATATTAACGAGCCGACAGGTTTTCGCATCGAGAACGCGATCCAACAAGACGGTTCCCCGGCTAATCTTAAATACATAGATTTCGTGAAGGTTCATACCGCGCAAATGGGACAGGGGGCTGCTGTCGGAGAAGTTTCTACTGAATCCTCGGCTGCTATTGATTTACGTTTAAAAGCTAAAAAATAG